The genomic stretch ATAGGAGCTGCATTGGCCGTATCTGGTGCCACACTACAAGTTTTGTTGGGGAATGTGCTGGCAGAGCCGGGCGTGCTTGGCATTTCTGGGGGCGCAAGTTTGGCGATGGTTTTGGTGATGTTTGCATTGCCTGTGCTGCCAACGCCTATGATCTTTATGCTGGCGGCGATAGCTGGCTCGATGTTGTTCACGCTGATATTGGTTGGTATTGCTCGGGCGATGCATCTCACGACAGCGCGTTTACTGTTAGTCGGTGTCGCGTTGGGTATTTTATCCAGTGCCATCGTTACATGGGCTTTTTACTTCAGTGACGATTTAAGTCTACGCCAGCTAATGTACTGGCTTATGGGGAGCATTGGTGGCGCGAGTTGGTATCAGCACACGGTAACATTAGTCATGTTACCTGTTCTAGTTTGGCTATGTTGCCAAGGTAAACCACTCGATAAGTTAATGCTGGGAGAGATTCATGCCACTCAACTCGGTGTCGATGTCCATCAGATGCGCTGGAAGTTGATTTTAGCTATCTCAGTGTTGGTTGGTTGCTCCGTCGCATTAGGTGGCATCATTAGCTTTGTTGGTTTGGTGGTTCCGCATTTGCTGCGATTAGCGTTTGGCACAGAAAACCGTTACTTGTTGCCACTGTCGGCGATATCTGGCGCAGCTTTACTTGTTTTTGCGGATATTGGTGCGCGACTATTGCTGGATTCCGCAGAACTGCCTTTAGGTGTGATGACGACTTCTATCGGTGCGCCTATTTTCATTTGGATGTTGGTGAAGAGTCATGATGCGCGTTAAGCATATAGCGGTTGGAAGTCGTTTACTGCCACTTTCATTTGAATGCAAAGATGGCGAAGTCGTCCACGTTGTCGGACCAAACGGCTCTGGTAAGAGTACGTTACTCGCAGCGATTTCTGGCACATTAACTGGCAGGGATGGAGCGAGCGGTGAAGTTCATGTGGACGACAAAAACTTGCTAACGTTATCTCTGTCGGAACAAGCTCATGTTCGCGGTTACTTATGTCAGCAATCTAGACCTGCATTTAACGTCGATGTTTTTCAATATCTTGCGTTGTCGTTGCCAAGTGGCACTGCGATCACTGATGGTAAAGTTCGTGATGCCGTTAATATGGTGGTCGAGCTCGTCCAACTGCAAGATAAGTTGCACCGCAGTATTCAAACGCTATCAGGCGGCGAGTGGCAACGCGTACGCTTAGCGGGTGTATGCCTACAAGTGTGGAGAACGATAAATCCATACTCGCAGTTGTTGATTTTAGATGAGCCAGCCGCTCCGCTCGACATCGCTCAAGAAGGTTTGTTGTATCAGTTAATCAATGCTATCGCAGCGCAAGGTATTAGCGTGCTCGTGGCGAATCATGATTTGAATCGCACCCTTAAACATGCCGAT from Vibrio parahaemolyticus encodes the following:
- the btuD gene encoding vitamin B12 ABC transporter ATP-binding protein BtuD translates to MMRVKHIAVGSRLLPLSFECKDGEVVHVVGPNGSGKSTLLAAISGTLTGRDGASGEVHVDDKNLLTLSLSEQAHVRGYLCQQSRPAFNVDVFQYLALSLPSGTAITDGKVRDAVNMVVELVQLQDKLHRSIQTLSGGEWQRVRLAGVCLQVWRTINPYSQLLILDEPAAPLDIAQEGLLYQLINAIAAQGISVLVANHDLNRTLKHADKVLLLSNGVLHASGRADEVLSETGLAEVFKTQVRKVMIDERPYLIFD
- the btuC gene encoding vitamin B12 ABC transporter permease BtuC, whose translation is MDFQQLILNKERRWQRNLVIMSVVLVLLSTIHLMVGEVFLSPFQSLSVFEQKLLLDLRLPRLVAAAMIGAALAVSGATLQVLLGNVLAEPGVLGISGGASLAMVLVMFALPVLPTPMIFMLAAIAGSMLFTLILVGIARAMHLTTARLLLVGVALGILSSAIVTWAFYFSDDLSLRQLMYWLMGSIGGASWYQHTVTLVMLPVLVWLCCQGKPLDKLMLGEIHATQLGVDVHQMRWKLILAISVLVGCSVALGGIISFVGLVVPHLLRLAFGTENRYLLPLSAISGAALLVFADIGARLLLDSAELPLGVMTTSIGAPIFIWMLVKSHDAR